The DNA sequence GTTGCCTCCACAAGGGAACGAGACGGCCCTTCATTTCTTGTAGATGACATTGAGTGCCGGAGGAACTTGTCGGTGGCAAGATGccatgcaaggatgctttgatcaAAATCCATGTTCGTGCTCCAGGTGAGATCCTTCAAGAATCCACCACTACCATCATCACATTCAGGCCATCGTTGCTCCAGCACGCACTGACCACGGTAGCTTCTCATCACGCCCTCATTGCCTTCACATGCTTCCACCACTCTCTGTATCTCTTCCAGCACCAGCTCCTTGACGGCCGTCAAATAAATCCTGCTGCTGCCATCTCTGTAAAAGGAAACCATTTTGCTGCCTAGATTTGCTGCCTTATCTTTTATTTGTATGGTGAATCCCCTTTTATCTTTTTTCGGAGCAAAACTGCTGTCTTCCATTCCAAGACTTGTTTTGTCTCTCTCCCCAACAGATCCTAGACTTGTTTCATCACCTTTGTAGCAGTAGGAATCCAGCAAGTTAAGCTGTCCGATGGAATAAGACCATCTTCTTGCTTGTACTATCCTGACACACCGCCGAAGAGATACGTGCAGGTTGTGCAGCCAGTCCCACTTGGTCGCTTTCAGCATGGCACATGTCCATGTTGACCCCATTGCCCTCAACACTGATGCTATCTCCAGAATGAGAGCCCCAGCTGCCAGTATGTAGGTGACAGCAGCATCCACTGTGCTGTAGCTGTAGCCGTAGTCTTTGCCATCAGTACTGAACTTGAACAAATAGAATGCCATGCCTGTCGCAAGCAACGACATGACACGGACACAACGACCATACCATGTGTGGATCACTGCTGCCTTGGTGTAAAAGATGTCATACATCAAGGAGAGCTGCATCTCGACTAGCTCGAATGTTTTGCTATTCCCATGAAAATGCTTCATCACATTGTTCTGAAACATGGACGGCCAGATCTTGTCATCCACAAACTGACCCAAGCAGATGTAGAGCAGGTCATGAGCACCCTGCAGAACCGATTCATCGTCATGCAATTTGTCCAACTGTGcttctgctcctgctcctgtagCAGAGTAATCCCTGTCGTTTTCCTTGATCGAAACACCGTCCAGGTACCTTCTTATGATCTCCAGCCTGGAGAAACTGAGTGTCCATACTCTCTCTGCATTCTTGAGTACACCCACGAGAAATATCAGGACAGCAGGCACAACCAGTGGCCCATGGCTGCCCATGTTCTTATAGAGGACATAAGCTGCTCCAAGGGCCTGCACGGCAAAAGTGAGCAGGTAGCGCAGCCAGAGCTGGTTGTCCTCCATGGCGTAGGCCGTGATGGTGTCCTGGCCGCCGAGATGCACAAGAAGGAACGGTGCCCAGAATGCCAtgagctgctgctgcagctTGCCTGCTGGCTTGCAACTAGTGATGGACAGATAACCTATGGTGTATGTCGCAGTGTATTCAGCCAGCAGGTACATGAGCCAAAGGAGGATCCTCAGAGCACGAGAGATGCTGTGCCGACGCATCCACGCGAAGCTGAGCAGGAAAACCTGCAACGCGAAGCTGACAAGGACCAGGATTTGGATCTCCCATTCATTCCAGAGATGTAACACTCCAGCCATGGCCATCGCTTGCTTGGAAGCTCTGTAGTGATGAATTACACAATCAATCAGTCAGTGAAACACAGATAAGGTCATAAGGACCATCACGAGCAATTGATCAATTATACTACGCACACAACAACAGAAataaaatactccaaccaatggCAGTGCATTGCAGATTAGGTGCACAAGTGGACCAAGTTTTTGTTTGAAAAGATTTTTTTAAGGTca is a window from the Sorghum bicolor cultivar BTx623 chromosome 5, Sorghum_bicolor_NCBIv3, whole genome shotgun sequence genome containing:
- the LOC8080009 gene encoding uncharacterized protein LOC8080009, which codes for MAMAGVLHLWNEWEIQILVLVSFALQVFLLSFAWMRRHSISRALRILLWLMYLLAEYTATYTIGYLSITSCKPAGKLQQQLMAFWAPFLLVHLGGQDTITAYAMEDNQLWLRYLLTFAVQALGAAYVLYKNMGSHGPLVVPAVLIFLVGVLKNAERVWTLSFSRLEIIRRYLDGVSIKENDRDYSATGAGAEAQLDKLHDDESVLQGAHDLLYICLGQFVDDKIWPSMFQNNVMKHFHGNSKTFELVEMQLSLMYDIFYTKAAVIHTWYGRCVRVMSLLATGMAFYLFKFSTDGKDYGYSYSTVDAAVTYILAAGALILEIASVLRAMGSTWTCAMLKATKWDWLHNLHVSLRRCVRIVQARRWSYSIGQLNLLDSYCYKGDETSLGSVGERDKTSLGMEDSSFAPKKDKRGFTIQIKDKAANLGSKMVSFYRDGSSRIYLTAVKELVLEEIQRVVEACEGNEGVMRSYRGQCVLEQRWPECDDGSGGFLKDLTWSTNMDFDQSILAWHLATDKFLRHSMSSTRNEGPSRSLVEATKAVSNYMMFLLVERPYMLPSPVRPTLHLQAKKALRQWHYSQFMERDSHNKGTIDEEAQVLNAGAKLADQLLCMEELEKPGPNKLLRVVFGVWVEMLCYAAHHCSRESHAKQLSSGGELITISWLLTTAEYNRVYYSQTNFKERKHGSIWNFMNFVDFKDFASNILFSHSGWMPMCRGPSGLFRRVV